Within the Arachis duranensis cultivar V14167 chromosome 10, aradu.V14167.gnm2.J7QH, whole genome shotgun sequence genome, the region TGATTAATcaagaaattgataattgattagGATTAGAGAAGTTGAATTACCAAGAAATTgaagtttaattatttataatttgacaTAAGTATATCTTTGTATAATCAAAGTGCAGAGTGAAAAGTATTTTTCCGGAAGAATATATCTAAACCCCTTAACTCTCTTAAtcatattgttttctcactcgtttattattacttttgttaaattttctatttttatgttAACTGTTCTTGAAATCctaagttttaaattttctaactagaataatcaattaattattacttGTTTAATCCGTTAATTTCGTAGAAACGATAACCTACTCTCTTAGTATTATTTGAGGCGATTTGATATACTTCCGATAATTTGTGCTTTGTAAAATTCGCATCATCTACCGTTCCAAACAAgctctaaataattttttctatggCATGAAAGAATCTTACATCAATAGTAAaacgaaataaaaattaaatgataaaagtGCATCAATCAAGCAACTTGATGAGGCAGGTCCCCAAAAGGTCTACACCACCCCACACCAACATGAACTCCGATTAAACCATTGTCGGAAGGTAGGCGTTGACTGACCGAGTGACCGTCCTCTTGCCCCCTTAGCCATGGCCAGCTCCATTTCACACTCTCGCCAATCTCATCTCTCTCTCATCCACTTCactctcctccttctccttttcACACCCTTTTCCCTCTCCACAACTATAACCCAAGAGCAGGAAGAGAAACAAGATGAAGCAGATACCTCAATCACCCGCTTCCAACGCTACCTCCGAATCAACACCGCTCACCCCAACCCAGCCTACTCCTCCGCTGTCTCCTACCTCTTCTCCCAAGCCGAATCCCTCGCCCATCCTCCCTTCTCCGCCTTCCGCCGCTCCCACGACGGCGCCATCTTCGCCCGAGGCGCCCAGGATGACAAGTGCATCGCTATGCAGTACCTCGAGGCCATCCGCAACCTCAAGGCCCGCGGATTCACCCCCTCAAGATCCGTCCACGTGTCACTCGTCCCCGACGAAGAGATTGGAGGTGCCGACGGGGCTGCGAAGTTCGTCGAATCGAAGGAGTTCGCGGAGTTGAAGGTTGGATTTGCGCTCGACGAAGGGCAGGCGTCTCCTGGGGATGAGTACAGGGTGTTCTATGCCGATAGATCGCCGTGGGGGCTGAAGATTAAGGCGAGGGGGCAACCCGGACACGGGGCCTGGATGTATGATGGGAGCGCCATGGAGAATTTGATGAAGAGCGTTGAGGTTATCAACAGGTTTAGGGAGAGCCAGTTCGATGTTGTTAAGACTGGGAAAGCTTTGAATTCGGAAGTTGTTTCGGTTAATCCTGTTTATCTCAAGGCTGGGCTTCAATCAGAATCTGTGagttcatttttttgtttgtttgtgcatttatttatatatttatttttggatttaacTTGTAAGTAAAACTTCTTCTACTTGGACATCTAATTAGATGCAATCAGAATCTGAGTTCGTTTATTTGTTTATGGATTCAACTTCTGT harbors:
- the LOC107470122 gene encoding uncharacterized protein LOC107470122 is translated as MASSISHSRQSHLSLIHFTLLLLLFTPFSLSTTITQEQEEKQDEADTSITRFQRYLRINTAHPNPAYSSAVSYLFSQAESLAHPPFSAFRRSHDGAIFARGAQDDKCIAMQYLEAIRNLKARGFTPSRSVHVSLVPDEEIGGADGAAKFVESKEFAELKVGFALDEGQASPGDEYRVFYADRSPWGLKIKARGQPGHGAWMYDGSAMENLMKSVEVINRFRESQFDVVKTGKALNSEVVSVNPVYLKAGLQSESGFVMNVQPSEAEAGFDLRLTPTTDPDEMRRRIASEWAPVIRNMSYELIEKGPIRDYLGRPLMTAINDSNPWWSVFKQAITSAGGKLSKPEILASTTDARFLRQKGIPVLGFSPMRNTPILLHDHNEHLRETVYLNGIEVYESLISSLSLFPEPSQP